In a genomic window of Amphiprion ocellaris isolate individual 3 ecotype Okinawa chromosome 13, ASM2253959v1, whole genome shotgun sequence:
- the neurog1 gene encoding neurogenin-1, with amino-acid sequence MDSVYSDIDSNSCDFFPHTDDEDSRGGSPLCPPPEQQKKRRRGRARSEATVQVVKKNRRLKANDRERNRMHNLNDALDALRGVLPAFPDETKLTKIETLRFAHNYIWALSETIRIADLQAGKTGDAPLLLSLGEAPSPGSDTCSWSSSGSSSSSSPAYCASSPGSPAAQEDYSYLQQDALYGFRSFVPGIY; translated from the coding sequence ATGGACTCCGTCTACTCCGACATCGACAGCAACAGCTGCGACTTCTTCCCGCACACCGACGACGAGGATTCCCGCGGCGGCTCCCCGCTCTGCCCGCCGCCCGAGCAGCAGAAGAAGCGGCGCCGCGGCCGCGCCCGCAGCGAGGCCACCGTGCAGGTGGTGAAGAAGAACCGACGCCTGAAGGCCAACGACCGGGAGAGGAACCGCATGCACAACCTGAACGACGCGCTGGACGCGCTGCGCGGCGTCCTTCCGGCTTTCCCGGACGAAACCAAACTCACCAAAATAGAGACTCTGCGCTTTGCTCACAACTACATCTGGGCTCTGTCGGAGACCATCCGCATCGCCGACCTGCAGGCGGGAAAGACCGGCGACGCTCCGCTGCTGCTGAGCCTGGGCGAGGCCCCGAGCCCCGGGAGCGACACCTGCTCCTGGAGCTCCAGCGGAtcctcgtcctcctcgtccCCGGCTTACTGCGCCTCCAGTCCGGGCAGCCCCGCGGCGCAGGAGGACTACAGCTACCTGCAGCAGGACGCTCTGTACGGCTTCCGCAGCTTCGTACCGGGCATCTACTGA